Genomic window (Xylanimonas protaetiae):
CCCGTCGGCGGCGTAGGGCCCCCACGTGGTGACGCCGTCCGGCCCCTGGAGCGTGGCGACGGCCGAGCCGGCGTGCACGTACGACGGCGGGAACGCCACCTCGAGCTCGGTCTGCCGGCCCCAGACCGTCAGCGTCCAGTCCGGCTGCCAGGTGCCGCCGGTGCGGGCCAGGAGCTCGACCGTGCCGTCGGGGCCGGAGGCGGTGATCACGTAGCCCCACGGCTCGACCCGGGCGGCGACCTCCACGCGGTCGATCCGGGGCAGGAAGCGGCGCACCAGCGGCAGGTCGTGGATCGCCAGGCCGAGCACCCCGGCGCGCAGCGCCTCCGCCTCCGACGTCCGCCGGGGCGCGCCCGGCGCGGGCCGCACCATGGTGGTGGCCATGTCCTCGAAGCGCGCGTTCGCCGGCAGGTAGATCGCCGAGCGGACGTGGAACGGGCCCGGGTCGGCGAACGCTGCCGACGCGGCCAGCCACGCGGGGTCGAACGTGTGCATCGCGCCCAGCACGAGCGCGGCACCCGACGCGGTCACCGCCGCCGCCACCCGCTCGGCCTCGGCGCGCGACGTGGCCAGCG
Coding sequences:
- a CDS encoding Gfo/Idh/MocA family oxidoreductase yields the protein MALRVGLLGAGAVAQAIHLPTLARLADRVRVTQVMDVDTALAAAVAAPLGATVTGSVPELLAGGIDVAVICSPDRFHADHVEALCAAGVRGILAEKPLATSRAEAERVAAAVTASGAALVLGAMHTFDPAWLAASAAFADPGPFHVRSAIYLPANARFEDMATTMVRPAPGAPRRTSEAEALRAGVLGLAIHDLPLVRRFLPRIDRVEVAARVEPWGYVITASGPDGTVELLARTGGTWQPDWTLTVWGRQTELEVAFPPSYVHAGSAVATLQGPDGVTTWGPYAADGYLAEWEELLAVLGGARPRQPLDVLLDDLDHALTLADLAVDAVDRAWEAA